The Macellibacteroides fermentans genome contains the following window.
CTACATGCCGATACGTAACGAAGAGCCTTGAAATTGATACCGTTTATGGAACAAGATAAAAAAATACGCTTTGCCGTTGTTGGCTGCGGACACATCGGAAAGCGCCACATTGAGATGGTTCGCAGAGAACCGGGAGCACAATTAGTAGCCATATGCGATGTGCTGCCTCTGGAGTTGCTAAAGCTGGACACGGGAGATCAGTCGGTTGTTCCTGCCGGAGCTCTCAATGAAAACAGGCGGGCCGGAAATGAACCGGCCGACGTAATTCTGTTTTTTAAGGATTTGTCCACACTTTTGTCGGCGAACCTCCCCATAGATGTAATCAGTATTTGTACTCCCAACGGGATGCATGCCTCCATGGCCATTAAATCAATTGAGGCAGGATATCACATTGTTGTGGAGAAACCCCTGGCGCTTACCGTTTCCGAGGCAGAGCGGGTGGTATTTACCTCCCTGAAATATCGGAAGCAGGTGTTTTGTGTGATGCAAAACCGGTATTCGCCTCCTTCCGTATGGATAAAAGAGCTGATTGATTCCAAAAAACTGGGCGATTTATACATGGTGCAGCTAAATTGTTACTGGAACCGTGACGACCGGTATTATAAACCGGGCGGCTGGCACGGTACGGCTCTGCTGGACGGAGGAACTCTGTTTACCCAATTCTCCCATTTTATTGATATCATGTACTGGCTTTTTGGAGATATCACCAATATTCAGGCTCGTTTCCGAGACTTTAACCACAGCAGACTCACCGATTTTGAAGATTCGGGGTTCGTGAGTTTCGATTTTGTGAACGGAGGTGTGGGTACCCTCAATTATTCGACCTCCGTATGGGATAAGAATATGGAGAGCAGCATTCTTATCGTGGCTCAAAACGGAAGCGTGAAGATAGGGGGGCAGTATATGAACGAAGTAGAATATTGCCATGTAAAGGATTATCAGTTGCCCCAATTGGCTCCCACCAATCCCGGCAACGACTATGGAGCCTATAAAGGTTCCGCACAAAATCATAATTATGTAATTCAAAATGTAGTCCGGGTTCTCTCAGGAAACGCATGTATAACCACCAATGTGCTGGAAGGGTTAAAGGTTGTGGATATTATTCAACGTATTTATGCCTTAAAGGATAAATAAGGAATAACTATTCTCCCAATTTATTATCTTTGTCCCCGCAGGTTGCTTTCGGGGACGGGAGTGACGAACCTGTGGTGTATCCGGACGTTAAGCAATCTAAGAAATGGAAATAGCAATTATTGGTCTCGGTTATGTAGGCTTACCCCTTGCGGTTGCTTTTGCCAAAAAGTACCGGGTAAGAGGTTTCGATATAGATTCGTCCCGGATAGCCGATTTGCAACAGGGTGTTGATAACACACTTGAGGTTGATGAA
Protein-coding sequences here:
- a CDS encoding Gfo/Idh/MocA family protein is translated as MEQDKKIRFAVVGCGHIGKRHIEMVRREPGAQLVAICDVLPLELLKLDTGDQSVVPAGALNENRRAGNEPADVILFFKDLSTLLSANLPIDVISICTPNGMHASMAIKSIEAGYHIVVEKPLALTVSEAERVVFTSLKYRKQVFCVMQNRYSPPSVWIKELIDSKKLGDLYMVQLNCYWNRDDRYYKPGGWHGTALLDGGTLFTQFSHFIDIMYWLFGDITNIQARFRDFNHSRLTDFEDSGFVSFDFVNGGVGTLNYSTSVWDKNMESSILIVAQNGSVKIGGQYMNEVEYCHVKDYQLPQLAPTNPGNDYGAYKGSAQNHNYVIQNVVRVLSGNACITTNVLEGLKVVDIIQRIYALKDK